The following DNA comes from Candidatus Peregrinibacteria bacterium.
AACAGGGGGATCATCAAGACGGAGAAAGAAGGTTCTCTGCTGATGGATGTCTGTTTTCCTCTTCTCTAAGGAAGGAGGGGGTGGCGGTGTCTCTTGAGGGGTGCCATTTCCTTGGTTCTTCTGCCTTCCTCCGGAGAGGTTTTGAGCCGTTCCTGCGGCTTGTCCGTTACTCGTTTCTGACAAAGAACAACAAGGTTCTTTCGAAACGCGAACACTCTAATGAGAACATTAAAGATGGGGGGTGAGAATCAAAGGGAAGAGACGGTTCTTTTGATTCTACTTGGAAAGCAAGAAGAAAGAAGCAAAGAAAGGAGAACTCTTCGGGAAGACGAACGTGATTCGTTTCAGAACTTCAGAAATATAAATTCAGAAGGAGTAAAAGAAACGAGATGGTCACGTCGAGGGTCGAAGAGCTCGGGACATTCTCTGCTTGCTTCTTGTTGTGGGAGAGTAAAGTGTGTGGGGAACGAGGAGTGTTAAGGGTCGTAGGTTTTTTGGTCGATTGGGGATGTGTGTGTTTGGGGATGTGTGTGTTTGGGGATGTGTGTGTTTCCGTTGGTGTTTTTTTTGGTCTCGATGTTTCGTATCACTCTGCCATCCTCATTCCTCATTCGTCAACTTTTTAGGGTGGAAAAATAAATGAGGTGGGGTATAGTAAAAAAATAAGGAGATTGGAGGAGTTTTTTTAGAGCAAAGCAGAGCGGAAAATATTCTTTTCCTCACTTTCGACTATTTTTTATGAATTTTTGGCAGGTGTAAGTTTTTTGGGGTCTGCTTTATAAAAGGGTCTTGACTAGATGAGGAAGGAAAGTCTATTCGCAGATTGTTCCCGATGCCAAAGCAAAGAGTCTGGTGCATATAATCAGAGGGAAAGTGTCGCCAGATTCTCATGTCCATTCTGATGGTTGGAAGGCATATGACGGACTGGTGGATTTTGGATTCGAGAAGCACTATCGAGTACACCACGGAAAGAATGAATTTGCGAGAAGGAAGAAACATATCAACAGTATTGAATCCTTTTGGAATTATATCAAAAAGAAGACTGAGGAAGTTCAACGGAGTTCAGAAAGAGAAAGTTCTTTCTTCATTTAAAAGAAACAGAATTCCGATTCAATTATCGGAATATCTGTAAAACACTGTTCAAAAGCAAACAAGCTGTATCCATGTTTCTTATGATCGAGAAGCAGGCTTGTAACAACCTCTGATGTGTAAAACATGGTCTCTTTGTGATTGGATTCATATTCCTTTCTGTAAGAAAGCCTTGTCATTTGCCATGCCATTTCCTAAACCAATACCCAAAGCTTGTCCTATCGGTTTCTTTGAGGAGGAATGTGAGTTCACACAGTTCTTTACCGGCTGCAAGCTTTGATTTCTTGGAGATGTATCGAGCAATGATCTGGAATTGGTGGAATTGGCACATCTGGAATGGAATATCAGGGAAAACCCTGTTTGCCATCGGCTATGATCCCACTGATATACCAACCATCATCAAGGAACTCTTATATACCCTTTCGATAGAGATTATTCGTCGCGTGTTTCACTTCATACCAGAGGAGGTTCTTCTTAAGACATGCCGAACGAAAGACCATGAGACCGAACTGCTCGAAGTATGTGGTATCGTCGATTACTGCGTTTTCTGCCGTTCCAGAAAAGTATTCTTCCATGTTTCAAGCAGTAAATATCCCGTAGCTCACGGTTGACCCACCATCTGCTTTTTCCGATATCTTCTCCAATCTGTTGTTGTGTCTGTTTGCCGACAGTATATGTATCTCGGAGCTTATCTTTGTCTTTTCTTCTCCATTACTTAAGCTGAAACTTCTTCTTACAGTTCTTGCATTCGTATCGTTGTTTTCCATTTCTGTTCCCGATTTTCTTGCATGTGTTTACGCCACATTTCGGGCATCGTTTTTTATCATAAAAAAATGATTCTAGTTTAAGTCAGCTTGTAACTGGATAAAACCTGAATTTTAGACCACAAAAAACTTACACCTGCCTAAAATTTCAAAGAAAGCCCCCCTTTTGGGGAGGCTTTCTGTATCGAGACGAAGAATATACGACCTACTTTTGTTGTGCCGCTTGTTCTTTTTTACGAAATTTATCAACACGCCCTGTTGTGTCGACCAATTTCTGTTTTCCCGTGTAAAACGGATGACACTCTGAGCATATTTCCACATGCGTCTCCTTAAGCGTTGTGTTACCAATGTTGTGTGTTGCACCACAACTGCAGGTAAACTGTGCAATAAATACCGGTGGATGAATATCAGTTTTCATATAACTTTAAAGAACGTACAATGCATTCTATACATTTTTCATCATCTGGCAAGGTTTTTTCTTCAAAACGAACTTTGATAATATGCTTCCCAAACTCCCTATGAAAAATATTACTGCTGGTCTATCGGTGCTTATCAACTTCTTCTTTCCTTCTGAATGCATCGGATGCCAGCGGGAAGATGTCTGGCTTTGTGAGCATTGTCAAAAAAATATTTATTCGGGACACTGGGCTTTTCCAGAGGAAGTTCTTGGTATTGGAAAACTATTCGCCATGACCGATTATCATAATCCACTTGTTTCTCGTGCTATTCGACGCATCAAATTTGGATACTGCCAAGAAATGCTGAGAGATCTTGATCCATTTTTTAAAAACCGACTTCAGAACGTTGTTCTTCCTAAAAATGCGATTTTGGTTCCGGTACCACTTCATTTTTTTCGAAAAAATATGCGAGGATTCAATCAAGCAGAACTTTTTGCAGAGACAATAAGTAAACACCTCAAGAGACCGGTAAAAAACCTTCTTCGGCGAACACGAAATACACCACCACAAACCACACTTACGGGAAACGAGCGACGAAAAAATCTTTCGGAAGCCTTTCATGTAATACAATCAGAATACCAAGGGAATCCTCTTATTTTGGTGGATGATGTCACCACAACACACACAACGCTTCAGGAATGTGCGTCTGTCCTTAAAAAAGCTGGATTTTCTCCGGTGGGAGCAATGGTGTTTGCAAAAAGCAGTGAGAATACTCCTTCTCTTGATTGAGAGAAGAGAAAAAATTCGGCACACTCCTTTTGATGAAAAACGCGCGCCCGCTCTTACTCCGAAAAATAGGAGAAATGGCAGTAGACAGCATTATTATTCCAATCGCATTTGTTGTGTCTTACTTTTTACGAGTGGGATCATATTTTAGTACCGATTTCCCTTTTTCGCCCTACATTGTTCTTTCCCTTATTATTACACCTGCTTTCCTCTTCTTTTTTGCGTGGTCTGGTCTCTACGCATTAGAGGAAAAACGACCGCTCGAACTTCTCAGGGCTATTAGCGTTTCATGTCTTGCTGGCTCCATGCTCTTCGTGCTTATATTTTTTTTTAAGCGCGAAATTTTCTTTTCACGACTCATTCTTCTTTTTATCTGGGGAATTTCCACTACATTTGTATTTGGGTTTCACCTTGGAATTCAACAAATATGGGCGCGCCAATACGAAAGAGGGAAAAATGTACTCCGCACGCTCCTTGTTGGAAATGGGAAAACAGCAATGATGTTGACACAAGAGCTTCAGAAAAAACGATCTCGCTTTCAGCCCATTGCCGCACTTGCTCCGTATGGAGGGGGAGAAAAAATCCTTTCCAAAAATGTTCCCGTGCTCGGAAAACTTGATGCACTCGAACGAGTGTGCAAAGAACAGAAAATTGATGCCATTATTCAAACAGAAGCACCCGAGCAAACGCCAAATCTGCTCTTATTTGCCGAGGGGAAATATCTTGAGTTTCTCCTTGCCCCCTCTGTTATTGGGGCATTTCGAACACGTTTTCATTTGGAGCATACTGGAGAGTATCCTGTTATTCGCTTTGGGCTTTCTCCGCTTTTTGGATGGGGACAGGTTGCCAAACGAGGACTTGATCTTTTGATTTCCTTCTTTGTGCTCCTCATATTCTTTCCGTGGCTTCTTTTTTGCAAAAAAACAAAAATAATATGTGCAACCGGTCCAAGCACAGATGTTTTTGAAAAGCTCGCTTTTCTTCACACGAAGAACAGATATTTTTTTCATCTTCCAGAATTTTGGAATGTATTTTGTGGACAAATGTCTCTCGTGGGACCGCGTCCACGAACCGAGGATGAACGAGAAAACATGCCTCTTTTTGAACGACGTCGCCTCGTCATTAAGCCAGGTATTTTTGGTCCATCTCAACTCTGCTTGCTAGAGAAAAAACAGTGTGATGCTCGTCATTCAACAGAAATTGATACCGCGTACATTCTTCATTGGAGTTTTCGAAAGGACATTGCTCTTCTTGCAAAAAGCTTTTTTCTCCTCCTTTTTCACCGCTCCTAAATGAGAGCGATTATACTTGCCGGCGGATTTGCAACACGACTTTGGCCGCTCACCGAAAAAACAGCAAAACCGCTCCTTTCTATTGGTGGAAAACCGATTATTTCTTTTTTGCTCGAGTCTCTTCCAGAAAAAATTCCAGTTATTGTTTCCACAAATGCCGTGTTCGCCACAGATTTTGAAGAGTGGCAGACCTCTTTTTCGGATCGAGATATTACCATTTTCTCTGAAGATTGTCTGGGAGAACAAAAAAAAACAGGTGCGCTTGCCGCAGTGGCGCTCGTTATTTCCTCTCTCAATATTCAAGAAGATGTTCTCGTTCTTGCAGGAGACAACCTCTTCTTTTTTGATATGGAAGCGTTTTTACGCCAAGCGAACCAATACCCACTCCTCGCGGCGTATGATATTAAAGATCGAGAAGAAGCCAAAAAATTTGGAGTTCTCGTTCCAAAAGACAATTTTTCTGTCGCGAAGTTTCAAGAAAAACCAAGTGACCCCGAAAGCACACTCGTGAGCACTGGTTGTCTATTTTTTCCAAAGCACCTCCTTTCAGAAATCATTCGCTTCTCTACGGAACACAACGATAATCTTGGAGGGATATTTGAGCACTTCCTAAAGACAGGAGAGCGAGTGGAGTATTTTCCTTTTCATAATCCATGGTTTGATATTGGGAGTTTTCCTGCATTTCTGGAGGCGCATCGGCATGTGGTTGGAGAAAATACAGTAGATGAAGGTGCAAAAAAACAAGGAAAAAATGTTTTTCGAGGAAGTGTTTTTTTAGCAAAAGGATCTGTTTTGGAAAACACCACTATTGAGAATTCCATTATTGAGTCTAACGTTACCATTCGTAACGCAAGTGTTCGGAATAGTGTTATTGGAAAAAATGCCACTGTGACGGGAGTTGATATCAGCGG
Coding sequences within:
- the rpmE gene encoding 50S ribosomal protein L31; protein product: MKTDIHPPVFIAQFTCSCGATHNIGNTTLKETHVEICSECHPFYTGKQKLVDTTGRVDKFRKKEQAAQQK
- a CDS encoding NDP-sugar synthase; translated protein: MRAIILAGGFATRLWPLTEKTAKPLLSIGGKPIISFLLESLPEKIPVIVSTNAVFATDFEEWQTSFSDRDITIFSEDCLGEQKKTGALAAVALVISSLNIQEDVLVLAGDNLFFFDMEAFLRQANQYPLLAAYDIKDREEAKKFGVLVPKDNFSVAKFQEKPSDPESTLVSTGCLFFPKHLLSEIIRFSTEHNDNLGGIFEHFLKTGERVEYFPFHNPWFDIGSFPAFLEAHRHVVGENTVDEGAKKQGKNVFRGSVFLAKGSVLENTTIENSIIESNVTIRNASVRNSVIGKNATVTGVDISGIALREESFLSKE
- a CDS encoding sugar transferase, encoding MKNARPLLLRKIGEMAVDSIIIPIAFVVSYFLRVGSYFSTDFPFSPYIVLSLIITPAFLFFFAWSGLYALEEKRPLELLRAISVSCLAGSMLFVLIFFFKREIFFSRLILLFIWGISTTFVFGFHLGIQQIWARQYERGKNVLRTLLVGNGKTAMMLTQELQKKRSRFQPIAALAPYGGGEKILSKNVPVLGKLDALERVCKEQKIDAIIQTEAPEQTPNLLLFAEGKYLEFLLAPSVIGAFRTRFHLEHTGEYPVIRFGLSPLFGWGQVAKRGLDLLISFFVLLIFFPWLLFCKKTKIICATGPSTDVFEKLAFLHTKNRYFFHLPEFWNVFCGQMSLVGPRPRTEDERENMPLFERRRLVIKPGIFGPSQLCLLEKKQCDARHSTEIDTAYILHWSFRKDIALLAKSFFLLLFHRS
- a CDS encoding ComF family protein; this encodes MLPKLPMKNITAGLSVLINFFFPSECIGCQREDVWLCEHCQKNIYSGHWAFPEEVLGIGKLFAMTDYHNPLVSRAIRRIKFGYCQEMLRDLDPFFKNRLQNVVLPKNAILVPVPLHFFRKNMRGFNQAELFAETISKHLKRPVKNLLRRTRNTPPQTTLTGNERRKNLSEAFHVIQSEYQGNPLILVDDVTTTHTTLQECASVLKKAGFSPVGAMVFAKSSENTPSLD
- a CDS encoding transposase, with the translated sequence MVPDAKAKSLVHIIRGKVSPDSHVHSDGWKAYDGLVDFGFEKHYRVHHGKNEFARRKKHINSIESFWNYIKKKTEEVQRSSERESSFFI